The proteins below are encoded in one region of Brassica napus cultivar Da-Ae chromosome A6, Da-Ae, whole genome shotgun sequence:
- the LOC106351168 gene encoding uncharacterized protein LOC106351168, protein MSNGGQSHNKFLRIISTPFRALGKAYVRSITGCASRTQYPSSSVSTAFPRSKSSSSAAFSSSASTRRTTDFGIGDDYSELVRAASVRSFGHKNEIDMFIQEKVKQEKLQLEMQKKMKYGGLPKSSSVGMAKIDEDEEGEEGSVNPKTTKKVSELLYPRSKSYAVTGSPKF, encoded by the coding sequence ATGAGCAACGGAGGACAAAGCCACAACAAGTTCTTGAGAATCATCTCAACACCTTTCCGAGCTTTAGGCAAGGCTTACGTGAGAAGCATCACTGGTTGTGCCTCTCGGACTCAGTATCCATCCTCATCCGTCTCCACTGCTTTTCCAAGAAGCAAGAGCTCTTCCTCCGCCGCCTTCTCCTCCTCCGCATCTACACGTAGAACAACTGATTTTGGGATTGGCGATGATTACAGCGAGCTAGTGAGAGCTGCGTCGGTTAGGAGTTTTGGGCACAAGAACGAGATAGACATGTTTATACAAGAGAAGGTGAAACAAGAGAAGCTGCAACTGGAGatgcagaagaagatgaagtatgGAGGGCTGCCGAAGAGCTCGAGCGTAGGGATGGCGAAGatagatgaagatgaagaaggagaggaAGGATCTGTGAATCCAAAGACGACTAAGAAAGTCTCTGAGCTTTTGTATCCTCGTAGCAAATCATATGCTGTTACTGGTAGCCCTAAGTTTTAG
- the LOC106351167 gene encoding protein PHLOEM PROTEIN 2-LIKE A9-like, translating into MSAQKAFKSSHFEAESNMEQDIVRKAWVFKPSGLNFVWGGDSRYWVIPKEDRTPAELKMVSWLEVTGSFDKVEPGKTYRLGFKISFTGDATGWDKAPVFMSAKVGKKGKTIWKRIKSINTNFEKLKSGTTPVTIPDETDGRFEIFVSPTEPITQDTKLQFGLYEVWTGKWKSGLLIYDASVQEVNQKL; encoded by the exons atgtCTGCCCAAAAAGCTTTCAAGAGTTCTCATTTCGAGGCAGAATCCAACATGGAACAAGAT ATCGTTAGAAAAGCATGGGTTTTCAAGCCAAGTGGTCTTAACTTCGTATGGGGTGGTGACTCTCGGTACTGGGTCATCCCTAAAGAGGACAG GACGCCTGCTGAACTAAAGATGGTGAGTTGGTTAGAAGTAACCGGTTCGTTTGACAAGGTCGAGCCAGGCAAAACGTACCGACTCGGTTTCAAAATCTCCTTCACAGGTGATGCAACCGGATGGGACAAGGCTCCGGTTTTCATGTCCGCCAAAGTTGGGAAGAAAGGGAAGACAATCTGGAAGAGGATCAAATCTATTAACACCAACTTCGAGAAGCTTAAAAGCGGGACAACACCGGTTACCATACCAGATGAGACTGACGGAAGATTCGAGATCTTCGTCAGTCCCACGGAACCAATAACACAAGACACCAAGCTTCAGTTTGGTTTGTATGAAGTGTGGACTGGAAAATGGAAGTCAGGTCTGTTGATCTATGACGCTTCTGTTCAAGAAGTGAACcagaaattatga